The genomic DNA CAAGTTCTTTAAATAAATTTTCAATACTATATTTTGCTTCAAAAGCATCTTCTTCAATGTAATTAATATCTTGATTTACAGCTTCTTTTAAAAAGTAAAAGTCTGTTCCTGTAGTGCCTTGAATAAGTTTGTTGCCGCTATTAATTAGGTTGTCTGTTATTCTATATTCAGGAAAGTTAACTTCGTATTTATTGTATGGCGAATTAAAAGTCTCTATTGATGTTGTTGGTTTTTTAAAACGAATAGAATTAAAAATCTCTTTTTCAAAATTTAAAACATAATTTTTTGGTCCACCAAACTTAATAATGATAACCTCTAATGGTGTTTTGTAAATATGATACTTTTGGTAGTCGCCTTTTTTTGTTTTGTTTAAAACGCTTAACCCAGGATAAGGACTTTTAATTTTTTCTTTACTTACAATGTCTCCTGGAATGTCTTCAAACAGGAAATTGTCTATGCTGTTTATTGTAATATTTTTTTCGTCATTTGGTAAATAATCAAAAATATTAAATCTACTTATGGTTAAATAAGCACCATTTGTCATATCTGGCGATACAGTAAACTTATAGTTGTTATAGAAAAAAGTTTTTAAGTTAGTAAAGCTTTTTAGTGTTATAAATCCATCTTGGGTGCTTACTTTTTTAAGTTGTGGAGTAGCTATAAAATCTTCAATTTTTTGTTTTGCAGTTTGTGCTTTTTTACTTTGGCTTGAGGTTAGTGCTTTAATTTTATATCCCTTTTTTTTAAGCAGATTTAACATCCCTTTTTCACCAGGTAAGTGTGCTGCGCCAACACCAGAAAATACAGATTTGTTTTGCATTACAGAGTCCAGCACTTTCACCATATTTTCATTACGGATAAAAAGCATATTTTCTCTAAAAAAATTAGTGTTAGATGCTTCGCTAATAGAATCTAATAACGCTAAATTACGTTCTCTGTAGGTGTTTTCTTGGAGTAAATACGGACTTTCTTTTTCGTAAATTTCTGCTAACCAAGGATCTGGTTTTTTTTTATAAGCGTTGCTACTAGCCTTAGAGGTTAAAAACTGTGCTTCATCTAAGTCTTCTAAGCTTATAATTGGTTTGTTTTTTTTCTTACCAGCTTGATAAATAAACATATCGAGGTAGGTTTCTTCTTCAAAATTATCGGTATTTAAATTTTTTCGGTATAAATAGCCATTAATCATTCGGTTGTCAGACCGTATAGCGCTTCTAATTAAAAGCTCTTCTGGCGCTTCAAAATTAAATAGTGATGTGTAAAATCCTTTTCTGTATGCGTAATAAAAATTTTGTGGAGAAATTATAGTGTTTTCATAATTGTGCTCTAACCAGGTGCTTGGATCACTTTCTAATGCGATAGTTTCACTTTTTTCTAAAGCTTCAAAAAAAACATCGTCTAACCTAAACGCTACTTTTTTACTCACATGCATTGTACCATATATGTAAGAGGCTTTTTTTAAACCGTTACCGGAAATTTCCCATAATAAACTCTGTTCTTTTTCTTGCGAAAAACTAAAAAGACTAAAAAAAGAAGCGAATATTATAAGGTACTTTAGCATAGAAAACTTTTAAATAACTATAAATATATTTATTTAGTCTAAACTTTTTAAAAATTTTGCGATTTTAACGCCTTTATAACATATGGAAAGTCAGGAACTAAAGAATAATATTAATTTGTGTTGTATTTTTGCATAAAGGATAAAAGAAGATTTTTTTTTAAAACTATATGAAAGGAGCATTACTTGTAAATTTAGGATCACCAGATAGTCCAGAACCAAAAGATGTAAAAAAATATCTTGGTGAATTTTTAATGGACGAACGTGTAATTGATATTCCATTAGTAGCCAGAACTGCGTTAGTAAAAGGAATTATTTTAAATACTAGACCAAAAGCATCTGCTGCGGCTTATAAGAAAATCTGGTGGGATGAAGGTTCGCCTTTAATTGTATTGTCTGAAAGATTAAAAGATAAAGTACAAGAAGAAACTAGTTTACCAGTAGCTCTAGCTATGCGTTATGGAAGCATGACTATAAAAAAAGGACTACAGGAGTTAAGCGATAAAGGTTGTGATGAGGTGTTTTTAATACCTTTATATCCACAATTTGCAATGGCAACAACCGAGACTATTTTGGTTTTAGCCGAAGAAATAAGACAAGCACATTTTCCTAATTTAAAAATAGAATCTTTTCCTGCATTTTATAATAATCCAGAATATATTGATGTTTTATCAAACTCTATAAAACAATCTCTAGAAGGTAAAGATTTTGAGCATTTACTATTCTCATATCATGGCGTACCAGAACGTCACATTAAAAAAAGCGATATTACAAAATCACATTGTAAAATTGATGGGTCTTGTTGTGCAACACCAAGTAAAGCACATGAGTTTTGTTATAGACACCAATGTTTAGAAGTTACAAGATTAGTAGCCCAAAAACTAAACCTAGAACCAGATACTTTTTCAACATCGTTTCAATCTCGATTAGGTTTCGATCCATGGTTGCAACCGTATACAGATAGAACTATAGAACGTTTAGGAAAAAAAGGAATTAAAACTATGGCAATTGCAACACCTGCATTTGTTAGTGATTGCTTAGAAACTCTTGAAGAAATTGCCATGGAAGGTGAAGAGATTTTTCATGAAATGGGAGGCAAAGAGTTTACTACAGTACCTTGCTTAAACACAGATAAAAATTGGGTTTCCTTATTAGCAAAATGGATTAATGAATGGTCTAATACCAACACAATTGCTTAATATTTAAAAAGCAATTAAGGTTTGTGTAAAAAATATGCAACAAAAAAATTCTGAAGCATTAGGCAAAGAGTCTATTAGTAAATTACTTGTAAAACAAGCTGTGCCAGCATCTATTGGGATATTAGTAATGTCTCTAAATATTCTTGTTGATACTATTTTTGTAGGACAATGGATTGGCTCTATTGCTATTGCGGCAATTAATGTTGTGCTTCCCGTATCCTTTTTTATTGCAGCTTTAGGTATGTCTATTGGTGTTGGTGGTTCGTCAATAATTTCAAGAGCATTAGGTGCTAATAATCATGAAAAAGCACTTAAGGTTTTTGGAAACCAAATTACTTTAACCTTAGTACTTACCATAAGTTTTGTCGCGACAGGACTTTATTTTGTAGATTATTTAATTCCTTTATTTGGAGGAAAAGGAAATATTTTCGATTCGGCTAAAATATACTACAATATTATACTTTACGGTGTTCCTTTTTTAGCCTTAAGCATGATGGGAAATAATGTAATTCGTGCCATTGGGAAACCAAAGTTTGCAATGTATGCAATGTTATTTCCTTCGGTAGGAAATATAATTTTAGACTATATTTTTATCTACATACTAGATTTGGGTATGGCTGGAGCAGCTTGGGCAACTACAGGTTCATATTTACTGTGTTTTTTATTTATTCTTTGGTTTTTCTTTTCAAAACATTCAGAATTAAAAATAGACCTATCTCATTTTGGTTTAGATTTTTTTATTGTAAAAGAAATATCAAGTTTAGGCGCTGTAACTTTAGCAAGGCAAGCCATGGCGAGTGTAAGTTTTCTTTTAATTAATAACGCATTATTTACATTAGGAGGCGAAACCTCTGTTACTGTTTATGCAATAGTTGGTAGAATGTTAATGTTTGCTTTATTTCCAGTATTTGGTATTACACAAGGTTTTTTACCAATAGCAGGTTATAATTATGGCTCAAAGCAATACCAACGTGTAAAAGAAAGTATATTAACAGCTATGAAATATGCTGTTGGTTTAGGGTTTTTGGTATTTGTAGTATTAATGGCTTTTCCAGAAACTATAGCTAAATTATTTACTTTTAACCCAGAAGTTATATCACAAACACCAATGGCAATGCGTTTGGTATTTGCGGCAACACCAATAGTAGCTATTCAATTAATAGGCTCAGCATATTTTCAAGCTATAGGCAAAGCTTTACCAGCATTACTATTAACTTTAACTAGGCAAGGTTTAATATATATTCCTTTACTTTATATATTAATGCCAATTTATGGTGAATTAGGTGTATGGTTAGCATTCCCAATTTCAGATGTGCTATCAACAATTATTACTGCGTATTTTTTAAATCGTGAAGTAAAAACTAATTTAGTTCACGAAAATCTCATTTAGTATGGAATATTATAATTACATAAAATCACTTCACTTAATATTTGTAATTACTTGGTTTGCAGGATTGTTTTATATACCAAGACTATTTGTATATCAAATTGAAGCATTTCACAAACCTTCACCAGAAAAAGAAATTTTAGGCAAACAATTAAAATTAATGGCAAAAAGATTATGGACAATAATCACTTGGCCATCTGCAATATTAGCCGTTTTTTTTGCAATTTGGTTATTAATTTTAATACCAAGTTGGTTAGAGCAATCGTGGATGCATGTAAAATTAGCGTTTGTAGTTTTATTAATTATTTATCACATAAAAACACATATTTTTTATAAACAATTACAACAAGATATAGTAAAAAAGTCTTCTAACTTTATGCGCTTATGGAATGAAGGCGCAACCTTTATTTTGTTTGCAGTAGTATTTTTGGTAATACTAAAAAATGCGTTTAACTGGGTGTTTGGTGTGGTTGGCATTCTTGTTTTAGGTGTGCTATTAATGTTAGGTTTTAAATTATATAAACGCATTCGAAACAAAAATCCAGAAGCATAAATTTTAGATACTGTTTTTGGTTTGATTATTGCTATATTTAGAACATAAAGTTCTAACATGCGATTTTTATTTTTAATTACATTCTTTTTTTTTAATACCATACTGTTTGCTCAAACTATCAACTTGCCTAAAAACCCAAAAGCAGGCGAATGCTACAGCAGAAAGTTTGACTATAATAAACCTTATGTATGGAAAAAAGTTAATTGCGACTCTATAAAACGAAACAAAACAAAACATAATGATTCTATTTTACTAAGTAAAAGAGAATTAGTAAAAAGGCAATTAAAACTAACCAAGTATCAAGAGAAATTAAAAGGTTTAGGATATAAATTAGAAGTAACAGGTATGCTAACAGATCAAACAATTAAAGCACACCATAAATATTTAAAAGCCGTAGCTCGAAAAGAAAAAAAACTAGAACGTAAAAACAGCAAGAAATAATGAAACTAAAAAAACTGTCTTTACGAACCAGGATTTTTATAGCCATGATTCTGTTAGTATTATTATCATCAATATTAATAGGTGTAGTTGTAATCTACCAGTATAACGAAGAAACCCAAGATTACCATAGAGAACGATTAATAAGAAAGGAAAAAGCAATAATTACAAGTCTTGATTATGTAATTAAACAAACATCGTTTGAAGTAATAACAGAAAAAGTACCTCTAATTTTTAAATCGAAAATTTACGAAGTAGCAGAGGTTCATAATATTCAAATAAACTTATATGATTTAGAAGGTTCTTTATTAATTTCATCTAAAAGTGATTTAAAACCCGAAGTAGCAACTAAATGTATAGATGCAGAGATTTTAAATAATTTACTAAATACAGCAGAGCATCGTGTGGTAATAAAAAGAGACGATGAAGATGCAACGTATAGATCGTCCTATAACTACATTACAGATGCGAAATTTAAGCCTTTGGCAATATTAAACCTTCCGTATCTAGAAAATGACGATTTTCTTTCAAAAGAGCTCGATGAGTTTTTAAGGCGTTTAGCATATACATCGCTATTGGTAATGCTTGCAGCAGTAACTCTAGCGTTTTTCTTATCTAAATACATTACCAAATCACTTAAAACCATAAGCGATAAAATGCAGGCGACTAGATTAGAAAAGCGAAATTCTAAAATAGACGTTACAGATAATAGTGAAGAGATAACAGCATTGGTAACCTCGTACAATAACATGATTGACGAGTTAGAAGAAAGTGCAGTAAAATTGGCAACAAGCGAAAGAGAACAAGCTTGGCGTGAAATGGCAAAACAAGTAGCACACGAAATTAAAAATCCATTAACTCCAATGCGATTAAGTGTGCAAAGTTTTCAAAGAAAGTTTGATCCTAAAGACGAGAATATTTTTCAAAAAGTTGAGGAGTATTCAAACACATTAATCCAGCAAATAGATACCATGAGCTCTATAGCTTCAGCTTTTTCAAATTTTGCTAAAATGCCAGCGCAAAAAAAAGAAACATTAAATGTTGTAAAAATTGTAGATCTAGCCTTAGATATTTTTAGCGAAGATTACATAACATTTCAGTCTGAAAAAGATGAAATTATAGCAACTTTAGATAGAACACAGTTAATAAGAGTTGTTACCAATTTAATTAAAAACAGCATTCAGGCAATGCCAGATGGTATATCACCGCAAATAATAGTAACCGTTATAGATGAAGAAAAAATTGTTAAAATTATGGTTTCAGATAACGGAATTGGTATTTCTGAAGAAAATAAATTAAAAATCTTTGAACCAAAATTTACCACAAAATCTAGCGGTATGGGATTAGGTTTAGCCATGGTAAAAAATATTGTGGAAACTTACAAAGGAACAATTACCTTTGTAACACAAAAGAACGAAGGCACTACATTTACAGTAACCTTCCCAAAAAATTAAAATAATAAACAGTATTACTGCAAGTTGAGTAATTACAAACTAAAATATTTTTAAATGACTTACGAGAACATTCTTTCTTCAAACCAAAATGGTATTGCAACAATAACAATTAATAGGCCTTCAAAATTAAATGCTTTAAACAAAGCAACAATAGAAGAGCTTCATAACGCATTTAACCAAGCAAATCAAGATAGTAACATTAAAGTTATTATAGTAACAGGTACTGGCGAAAAAGCTTTTGTAGCAGGAGCAGATATTAGCGAGTTTGCTAATTTTAGTGTAGAAAACGGTGGTAAATTAGCTGCAAAAGGGCAAGAAATGTTATTTGATTTTGTCGAAAATTTAAGCACACCTGTTATTGCAGCTGTAAACGGTTTTGCACTTGGTGGAGGATTAGAGCTAGCAATGGCAGCGCATTTTAGACTAGCAAGTAATAATGCAAAAATGGGATTACCAGAAGTGTCTTTAGGTGTAATACCAGGTTATGGAGGTACGCAACGTTTACCTCAATTAGTTGGAAAAGGTCGCGCAATGGAAA from Lacinutrix sp. 5H-3-7-4 includes the following:
- a CDS encoding enoyl-CoA hydratase/isomerase family protein, whose protein sequence is MTYENILSSNQNGIATITINRPSKLNALNKATIEELHNAFNQANQDSNIKVIIVTGTGEKAFVAGADISEFANFSVENGGKLAAKGQEMLFDFVENLSTPVIAAVNGFALGGGLELAMAAHFRLASNNAKMGLPEVSLGVIPGYGGTQRLPQLVGKGRAMEMVMTAGMIDANTAKDYGLINHVVSQEELLPLAEKIAGKIMRNSSVAISKAIKAVNANYKDGVNGFETEIKEFGNCFGTEDFKEGTTAFLEKRKADFPGK
- a CDS encoding PAS domain-containing sensor histidine kinase, which codes for MKLKKLSLRTRIFIAMILLVLLSSILIGVVVIYQYNEETQDYHRERLIRKEKAIITSLDYVIKQTSFEVITEKVPLIFKSKIYEVAEVHNIQINLYDLEGSLLISSKSDLKPEVATKCIDAEILNNLLNTAEHRVVIKRDDEDATYRSSYNYITDAKFKPLAILNLPYLENDDFLSKELDEFLRRLAYTSLLVMLAAVTLAFFLSKYITKSLKTISDKMQATRLEKRNSKIDVTDNSEEITALVTSYNNMIDELEESAVKLATSEREQAWREMAKQVAHEIKNPLTPMRLSVQSFQRKFDPKDENIFQKVEEYSNTLIQQIDTMSSIASAFSNFAKMPAQKKETLNVVKIVDLALDIFSEDYITFQSEKDEIIATLDRTQLIRVVTNLIKNSIQAMPDGISPQIIVTVIDEEKIVKIMVSDNGIGISEENKLKIFEPKFTTKSSGMGLGLAMVKNIVETYKGTITFVTQKNEGTTFTVTFPKN
- the hemH gene encoding ferrochelatase, whose amino-acid sequence is MKGALLVNLGSPDSPEPKDVKKYLGEFLMDERVIDIPLVARTALVKGIILNTRPKASAAAYKKIWWDEGSPLIVLSERLKDKVQEETSLPVALAMRYGSMTIKKGLQELSDKGCDEVFLIPLYPQFAMATTETILVLAEEIRQAHFPNLKIESFPAFYNNPEYIDVLSNSIKQSLEGKDFEHLLFSYHGVPERHIKKSDITKSHCKIDGSCCATPSKAHEFCYRHQCLEVTRLVAQKLNLEPDTFSTSFQSRLGFDPWLQPYTDRTIERLGKKGIKTMAIATPAFVSDCLETLEEIAMEGEEIFHEMGGKEFTTVPCLNTDKNWVSLLAKWINEWSNTNTIA
- a CDS encoding CopD family protein, with protein sequence MEYYNYIKSLHLIFVITWFAGLFYIPRLFVYQIEAFHKPSPEKEILGKQLKLMAKRLWTIITWPSAILAVFFAIWLLILIPSWLEQSWMHVKLAFVVLLIIYHIKTHIFYKQLQQDIVKKSSNFMRLWNEGATFILFAVVFLVILKNAFNWVFGVVGILVLGVLLMLGFKLYKRIRNKNPEA
- a CDS encoding MATE family efflux transporter; translated protein: MQQKNSEALGKESISKLLVKQAVPASIGILVMSLNILVDTIFVGQWIGSIAIAAINVVLPVSFFIAALGMSIGVGGSSIISRALGANNHEKALKVFGNQITLTLVLTISFVATGLYFVDYLIPLFGGKGNIFDSAKIYYNIILYGVPFLALSMMGNNVIRAIGKPKFAMYAMLFPSVGNIILDYIFIYILDLGMAGAAWATTGSYLLCFLFILWFFFSKHSELKIDLSHFGLDFFIVKEISSLGAVTLARQAMASVSFLLINNALFTLGGETSVTVYAIVGRMLMFALFPVFGITQGFLPIAGYNYGSKQYQRVKESILTAMKYAVGLGFLVFVVLMAFPETIAKLFTFNPEVISQTPMAMRLVFAATPIVAIQLIGSAYFQAIGKALPALLLTLTRQGLIYIPLLYILMPIYGELGVWLAFPISDVLSTIITAYFLNREVKTNLVHENLI